A single region of the bacterium genome encodes:
- a CDS encoding cob(I)yrinic acid a,c-diamide adenosyltransferase produces MKFVKKKRNKSLRAKRSNPRKTKQRLPALQGEDRPDGRLRPRKDVRQFKTSSKGQTIIYYGDGKGKTTAALGAVLRAAGYGWQCYVYQFIKGPWPSGERVAIPRNLKDYAVIEAGGKGFVGIMGDTLPKEIHKEEAQKLFAKAKERIGYKGQNNVRQVLILGTTKLSPDPRPVMPRLIVLDELLDAIDLGFVSQKEVVQLIKTKPDDVHLIITGHKKFPNIFNAADLVTEMKKVKHPFDKGFLAYKGLDY; encoded by the coding sequence ATGAAATTTGTCAAGAAGAAACGAAACAAATCATTGCGGGCAAAACGAAGCAACCCCCGCAAAACAAAACAGAGATTGCCCGCCCTGCAGGGCGAGGATCGCCCAGATGGGCGGCTTCGGCCTCGCAAAGACGTGCGCCAATTTAAAACTTCTTCGAAAGGCCAAACGATTATTTATTATGGTGATGGCAAAGGAAAAACTACCGCCGCTTTGGGTGCAGTATTAAGAGCGGCCGGATACGGTTGGCAATGCTACGTCTATCAATTTATTAAAGGCCCTTGGCCGTCCGGAGAACGCGTTGCCATTCCCCGAAATCTCAAGGACTACGCGGTGATCGAAGCTGGTGGAAAAGGTTTTGTGGGTATTATGGGCGATACTCTGCCAAAAGAAATCCACAAGGAAGAAGCGCAAAAATTATTTGCGAAGGCAAAAGAGCGCATCGGTTACAAGGGACAAAATAATGTCCGTCAGGTTTTGATTTTGGGCACAACAAAACTTTCACCTGATCCGCGCCCCGTTATGCCACGACTGATTGTTTTGGATGAATTGCTAGATGCTATTGACCTTGGGTTTGTCTCTCAAAAAGAAGTAGTGCAACTGATCAAAACCAAACCTGATGATGTTCACTTGATTATCACTGGCCATAAAAAATTCCCGAATATCTTCAACGCCGCCGATCTCGTAACCGAAATGAAAAAAGTAAAACATCCGTTTGATAAGGGATTTTTGGCTTACAAGGGATTGGATTATTGA